The Lutibacter sp. Hel_I_33_5 genome has a window encoding:
- a CDS encoding TIGR00730 family Rossman fold protein, which produces MKKIVVFCGSSLGFNPIYKNAAITLGNHFAKNNIALVYGGGKIGMMGTLADTILAQNGDVIGVIPKLLEKEEVIHTGVEEMVVCKNMSERKVIMSKLVDGYITLPGGFGTLDELFEALTLGQLHIEQKPIGLLNINDFFDATLQQLDKMVEEGYLKQKNREMLLVDSTVDGLMLKMNTYKAPKITSIINKVVS; this is translated from the coding sequence ATGAAAAAAATAGTTGTTTTTTGTGGATCTAGCTTAGGGTTTAATCCTATCTATAAAAATGCTGCAATAACATTAGGAAATCACTTTGCAAAAAACAATATCGCTTTAGTTTATGGCGGTGGTAAAATTGGAATGATGGGCACTTTAGCGGATACAATTCTTGCTCAAAATGGAGATGTCATTGGTGTAATTCCGAAGCTTTTGGAAAAGGAAGAAGTTATTCATACTGGTGTTGAAGAAATGGTTGTGTGCAAAAACATGAGTGAACGCAAAGTGATTATGAGTAAATTAGTGGATGGATACATTACACTTCCTGGTGGTTTTGGAACTTTAGATGAACTTTTTGAAGCCTTAACATTAGGACAATTACACATTGAACAAAAACCGATTGGACTTCTAAATATTAATGATTTTTTTGACGCTACTTTACAACAATTAGATAAAATGGTTGAAGAAGGGTATTTAAAACAAAAAAACAGAGAAATGCTTTTAGTAGATTCAACTGTAGATGGATTAATGCTAAAAATGAACACTTATAAAGCACCTAAAATCACTTCAATAATTAACAAAGTTGTTAGCTAA